The window CCTGGGTCTCCCTATGCCGGATCTAAGCTTCCCGGTATTCCCGGCAGGATATACCCGGAACGTGAAACAAGTTATGAAAGCATGGAGGGATTGGTGCGGCGTTTCCTATACTACATATAAAATCGTCATTTCTTTCAGCTTTTCTTCGATCTGCTGCCTTAAAAACAGTTCTCCGTCTTTTCTTATATCATCCCTGTAACAGTATTTTCCTTTTCCCCGTCCGGTCATTAGCTCTTTGTTGTAAAGGAGGTCGGCCTGAGGGAATGCCTCCGTATTGATGGCGTTTTGAACGAAGCTGTAGGTCATGAAGATGATTTCAATGAGAGCCTGTTTTTTCACCTTTTGGGAAAGCCTGTCTGAAAGGGTGGTGATCAGCTGGGAATAAAGGTCTTTCCAGTCTTCGGTGATGATGATGGGAGCGATTAAAAGTCCCACCCGGTATCCGGCATCACACATACTGTTTAAGGCAGTAATTCTGGCATTTAAGTTGGAAGTGCCCGGTTCAAAACGGGTGATGATGGACTGGGGGTTGACACTCATCCGCATGATGACCCGGCCGCCGTGATTGATTCCCAGAAGAGGCTCAACTTGATTGAATTTCGTGGGAAATGTGAGAAATCCATATTTGCTCCTGCTGAAATTCTCAATGGTCCATGCCAGGTTCCCGGTTATGGTATTTTCAAGAACAAGATCACTGTTGCTTCCGATCTCGTAGGTATAATCCTTTTCAAAACGGGCTCCGTGATCCATGATTTTTTTCAGCATCTTTTCCCGGTTTACAAACAGCCTTAAATAGGCGCATTTATTATAGTTGCATACCAGATAGCAGTAGTGGCACATGGCGGTGCACCCGGATGAGGTATAAGGAACGAGAAAATCCGATACCTTGTGATTGGGGACATAGTTGTGTGTTTTGCGGATGCCGATAATGAGATGCCGCTTCATGGCGGAAAAATCTTTGTTGGGGCGGGTGCGCAGTTCGTCTATTTTGTTGTGGCTTTCAATGGGAATCCATGGAAGATCGCTGTATTTTTCTTTTAAATAGCGGCCCAGCTCATATTCAAGGGATTCAGGTTCGTAATAAATTTTATCTGGAAACATGGAATACCTCCTATGAAGGGTAGTATATGTGAAAAACCATGAGGTAAACATTTTTAAAAAATTTTGTTGTAATTACAACAGACAGAATCCCACGGTCATAGTATGATGGCTCCAGAAAGCAAATTGGAGGAGGGTATTAAAAATGATTCGTAGAATTATTCAGATAGATAAAGAAACTTGTAATGGATGCGGTCTTTGTGCAGCAGCATGCCATGAGGGGGCAATCGGAATGGTCAATGGAAAAGCAGAGCTTCTCAGAGACGACTACTGCGATGGATTAGGGGATTGTCTTCCCACATGTCCGACTGGAGCCATCACATTCGTAGAGCGTGAGGCTGACGCTTATGATGAAGAGGCAGTGGAACAGAATAAGAAGAAGGCCAGAGCAAAAGGACACGTTGCCCTTGGCGGCTGTCCGGGAAGCCGGGTCATGGAAATTGAACGTATGGCCGAAACAAAAAAGACAGCTGAAGCGCCTGTTAAGTCCCAGTTAAGACAGTGGCCGGTACAGATCAAGCTGGTTCCTGTGAAGGCACCTTATTTTGACCAGGCAGATTTACTCATCGCAGCGGACTGCAGCGCCTATGCTTACGGAGATTTCCATGGGAAATTCCTGCAGGGAAAGATCGTTCTAGTAGGATGTCCAAAGCTGGATCAGGTAGACTACAGTGAAAAGCTGACGGAAATCATTAAGAGCAACGCCATACAAAGCATTACGGTAGTCCGGATGGAGGTACCGTGCTGCGGCGGATTGGAACATGCGGCTTTAAGAGCCCTTGAGGACAGCGGAAAAGAAATTCCATGTGAGGTTGTTACTATCTCTGTGGATGGGAACATTTTATGAATAAAACAACGGAATCCGGCAGATGATCATGCCGGATTCCGCTGTTTTATTATGGAAAATCACATCCTGTAATTCGGAAAACATTTATAAATGATTATCCTTGGTGGAAGTTTTCTTTTAATGTGAACCGGTTCTTTTTATAAGTTAAGATGCCTTCCTCCTGTAATTTGCTCAGCTCATTGGACAGGGCGCTGCGGTCAATGGACAGGTAATCCGCCAGCTGCTGCCTGTTAAAGGGGATATCAAAGGTGGAGGAATTGCTTTTTAAGGATTCGGCGGAAAGGTAGGAGAGGAGCTTTTCCCGGATGGTCTTTTTGGACATGTGCTGCATTTTTTTTGTGAGAACCATGTTCCTTCTTGCAATGGAGGATAAAAAGTTTTGTATCAGCCGTGTGTGGAAGGTACAGGAAGAGGTGCACACGTGCAGGATCTTGTTAAAGTCCAGAAACAGCACATCACATTCGGAATCTGAGATGACGCTCATTTCAATGGGGAGAGTGGGGATGCAGGCATAGGTTTCCGCAAATATGGTGCCGGGCAGAACCTCGGAAATAATGGTCCGTTTCCCCCAGAAATCTTCCTGTATAATGAGTGCGGTCCCAGAGAGCATCATTCCAACAGAACGGATATAGTCTCCGCTTCTTATGATGAACTCTTCTTTTTTATAATGCTTGAGCCGTGCCGACAGACATTTTAACATGGCGTTTATTTCCTCTGAGCTGACTCCGGAAAACAGGTTGGATTTTTTTAATACGGGCAGAAATTCCTCCATTTCCTCTCTCCTTTTAATTTATTTTTGTTTTGTTGTAATTACAACAGAAATGATGTAATTATTATATTATAATCTGCTTATAAAAGCAAGAGAAAAACAAGGAGGAAGTCAAATGTCAGAAAAACTCATTAAAAATATAAATCATGAAGAGATCGTAGTATTGGCTGATCTGGTTCACGCAGAAGAAGGCCAGATCGTCAGCAAAACCCTTGCACAGAATGAAGCTCTCAGCATTACGCTGTTTGCCTTTGATAAAGGGGAGGAGATCAGCACCCACGAATCCAACGGAGATGCCATGGTGACTGTTTTGGAAGGGACCGGAAAATTCACGGTAGATGGAAAGGAATATCTCTTAAATGCAGGAGAGACCCTTATCATGCCGGCTAAAAAGCCTCATGCAGTTTATGGGGAAGAACGGTTTAAGATGGCACTTGTGGTGGTATTTTAACCCGGCAAAAAGAAAACGGAAGAATAGAAAGGTTGAATAACAACATGGACAGTAAGATGTTTTGCTTTCAGTGTGAACAGACAGCAGGATGCAGCGGCTGCACGGGCAGCGCAGGAGTATGCGGCAAGTCGGCAAGTACCGCAAATTTACAGGATGAACTGACAGGCGCTCTTATTGGTCTTGCAAAGGCCTGCGGTCATAATCCCCGTTTGGAGACTACCACAAGAATCCTTGTGGAAGGGCTGTTTACCACCATTACAAACGTAAATTTTAATGATGAAGTTTTAATAAAGATGATCGAAAGGGTACGGGAAGAAAGGGAAAAGATCGTGCCGGACTGCAGCAAATGCACCTCTGTCTGCGGAAACACTTCAGAGTATGATATGAAGGAAATCTGGGATACAGACGAAGATATCCGTTCCTTAAAGTCCCTGATTTTATTCGGACTGCGGGGCGTTGCGGCTTATGCTTATCATGCCATGGTTCTGGGATACGAGGATGAGGCTGTCAATGAATTCTTTTATAAGGCCCTGTCCATTATCAGCTATGACCTGTCCATGGAGCAGCTGCTTCCGGTGGCCCTTGAAGTGGGAGAGATCAATTTAAAGTGCATGGAACTGCTGGATAAGGCAAACACCACAGCTTTTGGAACGCCGAAGCCAACCACCGTACCCCTTACCATTGAAAAAGGCCCCTTTATTGTCATTACAGGACATGATTTATATGATTTAAAGCAGCTCCTTGAGCAGACAAAGGAGAAAGGGATTAATATCTACACTCACGGAGAGATGCTCCCAGCCCATGGATATCCGGAATTAAAGAAGTACTCTCATTTAAAGGGGAATTTCGGAACCGCCTGGCAGAATCAGCAAAAAGAGTTTGATGAACTTCCTGCCCCAATCCTCTTTACCACAAACTGTCTGATGCCTGTAAAGAAAAGCTATGCAGACCGGGTATTTACAACAGAAGTGGTTTCCTATCCGGAGATGGTCCACATTGGAGAGGACAAAGACTTTGCCCCTGTCATTGAAAAGGCCCTGGAGCTTGGCGGATACGGGGAAGATCACGAAATGACGGGAATCAACGGCGGCAAGGAAGTCATGACAGGATTTTCCCATGGGACCGTACTGGGAGTTGCGGATCAGGTCATTGACGCAGTGAAGCAGGGAGCCATCAGCCACTTTTTCTTAGTGGGCGGCTGTGACGGCGCCAGGACAGGAAGAAATTATTATACCGAATTTGTAAAGCAGACACCAAAGGATTCCATTATCCTTACCCTGGCCTGCGGAAAATTCCGTTTTAATGATCTTGACCTTGGAACCATCGAAGGGCTTCCAAGAATCATGGATATGGGCCAGTGCAACGATGCATTCAGCGCTATTAAGGTGGCGGTGGCATTGGCAGAAGCCTTTGAATGCGGTGTCAATGAGCTTCCCTTGTCCATGGTATTGTCCTGGTATGAGCAGAAGGCTGTTTGTATTCTTCTTACCTTGCTGCATCTTGGAATCAAGAATATTTACCTGGGACCATCCTTACCTGCGTTCTTATCACCGAATGTATTAACATTCCTTGTTGAAAACTATGGAATATCATCCATCAGCACACCGGAAGAGGATTTAAAGAAAATTCTTGGATAATATAAATAATGAATCATAAATCAGGAGGAAAATTATATGATAACGAAAGAAATGTATATTGGCGAAATTTTAAGAAGCAACCCAGAAGCAGCGGAGATTTTAATGGGCTGCGGCATGCACTGTCTGGGCTGTCCTTCATCCCAGATGGAATCCCTGGAGGATGCGTGTATGGTTCACGGGCTTGATGCAGACGCAGTTCTGGACAAGCTGAATCAATAAAGAAGGAAAGAGGTACAGGATGAGCGCTTTTTTAGGACCAATCCACACATGGTTATACAATAAAATAAAATTCCAGGATGCAATGGTTGATGGGATCCTGGATCTGGCGGAAGAAAAGGGATACGGTAAAGAGCTTAGAAGCAAGACCGGAAGCAGATATGGTGTCCTTGAAAAGGGAAACTTAGAAGATATGATTGACACGGGCAATATCCATGGCTGGCTGCAGGAAAAGGTGAGCCTGGTGGAAAACCGGATGGCTTATGCGGTCACTGAGCTTTTAAATGAGGATCAGGAGAGACTGTCTGAATTGGTTTTTGCTGTCCGGGAATTTGGAAAGAGAAATTCTGCGGATAGAAATATGACAGTACGGAAAGCCTATGATTATCTGGAAAGCACTCTGTTAAACGGAATGCCCTGCGACAGGGTAAATGAGCTGGTTCAGGAAACAGAAGACAAGCTGGTATGGAAACAGACACAGGATATCCATGGCGCTTATTGGGCGATGATCCATGGAGACGTAGCACATTATTATGCCTTAAGAGAAGCTCTGATAGAAGGGATGTTTGAAGAAACCGGGATAGAATTCCACCAGATCGAGGATCAGGTATACGAATTGAGGAGACGCTTATGTATGGAATAGACATTTTAATGAAAGAGCATGAAAATATTCTGGCTTTTACCGGATTTTTAAGAAGCATCAGCGCCGACATCCTGGAAGGGAAGCCGGTGGATGCGCCTCTGCTGCGGGAATGCCTTGATTTTGCAAGGAATTACGCAGACAAGCATCATCACGGAAAGGAAGAAAAGATCCTGTTCCGGATCATGATGGAGAACATGGGACCTGTTGCGGAAAAGCTTATAAGAAACGGCATGCTTGTGGAACATGACTTGGGAAGACTGTACCTTTCTGAACTGGAAGCGGCCATTGATGAATACGAGAGAAATCCGGGAACAGAGCCGAAGTTGGATATTATCTCCAATGCGGTGGGCTACGGCGCATTATTAAAGCGCCATATTGAAAAAGAAGATGAGGCCGCTTATGCGTTTGCAGTACGTGCGCTGGCGCAGGATAAGTTAAAAGCTGTGGATGATGAGACGGAATCATTTGAAATTCAAGCAAAGGATCAGGGCGTACAGGACAAGTACGAATCCTGGATCCGCGAAAAAACAAGGTAACAAGGACGGGACGGCCTGAAGGGGAAACAGGCCGTCCCGGCTGCTGTTTGGACGATACAAAAGAAAGGCGTGTACAGGAATGGAATTGAAAAATTATATGGAGCAGCATGACCGGATCCGGGAAGAATTAGAGATCTTGAAAACGCTGTGCAAAAACAGGGACTTAGAACAAACGGCATCGGAAATCGCCTTACATATAAGCAGTCTTGCCGGAAAACTGAAAATACATTTATCCTCAGAGGATCAGTATCTTTACCCGGCCTTATTAAGATCCGCTGATTCAAAGCTGGTGAACCAGGCGGAAGAATATCAAAGGGAAATGGGGAATCTGCTTGCCCTGTTTACAGAATTTAAGGATAAATATAATACGAAAATTAAAATCCTTTCAGAAAGGGATAGTTTTTTCGGGGAAGTTGAAAAAATCATGAGAAGCATTGTAGCAAGAATGGAAAAAGAAGAAAGCGGTTTGTACCGGCTGGTAAAGTAAGGAAGAAAAGTCCCTGATCCTGGGGCTTTTCTTCTTTTAAGAGTAAAAATTAATTGCCCAAATAAACATTTCGAAGTATAATAATTTGAAGTGTATTTTATTCCTACTGAATAGATAGAAAAATAAAGAAAGAGGTAGAATCGATTGTTAAACCAGTTTTCAAGAACCCAGCTCTTATTGGGTGAAGATGCCATGGAAAAAATAATGGGTGCAAAGGTTGCTGTTTTTGGTATCGGCGGCGTCGGCGGATATGTGGTAGAGGCTTTGGTGAGAAGCGGGGTCCGTTCCTTTGTCCTTGTTGATGATGACAAAGTTTGCCTTACTAATTTAAACAGGCAGCTCATTGCCACCAGAAAAACGGTAGGCAAATATAAAGTGGAAGTAATGAAGGACAGGATATTGGAGATCAATCCCGACGCACAGGTGGAAATCCATCAATGTTTCTATTTGCCGGAAAATGCGGATGATTTTGATTTTAAGGAGTATGATTATGTGGTGGATGCGGTGGATACCGTAACCGCAAAGCTGGAGCTGATCATGCGCGCAAAAGAAGCAGGGGTGCCGGTCATCAGCTGCATGGGCGCAGGCAATAAACTGGATCCTACGAAGTTTTTAGTGGCTGACATTTATAAGACCACCATGTGTCCCCTTGCAAAGGTAATGCGGAGAGAGTTAAAGAAGAGGGGCGTAAAAAAGCTTAAGGTGGTTTACTCCACGGAAAAGCCCACGAGACCTTTGGAAGACATGTCCATCAGCTGCAGGACAAACTGTATCTGCCCGCCCGGAGCCAAGCATAAGTGTACGGAACGAAGAGATATTCCGGGAAGCGTTGCTTTTGTGCCTTCAGTGGCAGGGCTTATCATAGCCGGAGAAGTGATCAAGGACCTGGCACGGAAGGATTAGACGGAAATGAATGGAGTAAGAGGTGATCATATGTTTGATGGCGGTATGTCTCAGGAACAGGATCTGTCATTGGAACAAATGAAGCAAATGAGCCCGGAGGAGTATGTACTTATAGATGTGAGGGATCAGACGTCATACAACCATGG of the Lacrimispora indolis DSM 755 genome contains:
- a CDS encoding SPL family radical SAM protein codes for the protein MFPDKIYYEPESLEYELGRYLKEKYSDLPWIPIESHNKIDELRTRPNKDFSAMKRHLIIGIRKTHNYVPNHKVSDFLVPYTSSGCTAMCHYCYLVCNYNKCAYLRLFVNREKMLKKIMDHGARFEKDYTYEIGSNSDLVLENTITGNLAWTIENFSRSKYGFLTFPTKFNQVEPLLGINHGGRVIMRMSVNPQSIITRFEPGTSNLNARITALNSMCDAGYRVGLLIAPIIITEDWKDLYSQLITTLSDRLSQKVKKQALIEIIFMTYSFVQNAINTEAFPQADLLYNKELMTGRGKGKYCYRDDIRKDGELFLRQQIEEKLKEMTILYVV
- a CDS encoding hemerythrin domain-containing protein, yielding MELKNYMEQHDRIREELEILKTLCKNRDLEQTASEIALHISSLAGKLKIHLSSEDQYLYPALLRSADSKLVNQAEEYQREMGNLLALFTEFKDKYNTKIKILSERDSFFGEVEKIMRSIVARMEKEESGLYRLVK
- the hcp gene encoding hydroxylamine reductase, yielding MDSKMFCFQCEQTAGCSGCTGSAGVCGKSASTANLQDELTGALIGLAKACGHNPRLETTTRILVEGLFTTITNVNFNDEVLIKMIERVREEREKIVPDCSKCTSVCGNTSEYDMKEIWDTDEDIRSLKSLILFGLRGVAAYAYHAMVLGYEDEAVNEFFYKALSIISYDLSMEQLLPVALEVGEINLKCMELLDKANTTAFGTPKPTTVPLTIEKGPFIVITGHDLYDLKQLLEQTKEKGINIYTHGEMLPAHGYPELKKYSHLKGNFGTAWQNQQKEFDELPAPILFTTNCLMPVKKSYADRVFTTEVVSYPEMVHIGEDKDFAPVIEKALELGGYGEDHEMTGINGGKEVMTGFSHGTVLGVADQVIDAVKQGAISHFFLVGGCDGARTGRNYYTEFVKQTPKDSIILTLACGKFRFNDLDLGTIEGLPRIMDMGQCNDAFSAIKVAVALAEAFECGVNELPLSMVLSWYEQKAVCILLTLLHLGIKNIYLGPSLPAFLSPNVLTFLVENYGISSISTPEEDLKKILG
- a CDS encoding DUF1858 domain-containing protein; translation: MITKEMYIGEILRSNPEAAEILMGCGMHCLGCPSSQMESLEDACMVHGLDADAVLDKLNQ
- a CDS encoding hemerythrin domain-containing protein — translated: MYGIDILMKEHENILAFTGFLRSISADILEGKPVDAPLLRECLDFARNYADKHHHGKEEKILFRIMMENMGPVAEKLIRNGMLVEHDLGRLYLSELEAAIDEYERNPGTEPKLDIISNAVGYGALLKRHIEKEDEAAYAFAVRALAQDKLKAVDDETESFEIQAKDQGVQDKYESWIREKTR
- a CDS encoding ATP-binding protein, whose product is MIRRIIQIDKETCNGCGLCAAACHEGAIGMVNGKAELLRDDYCDGLGDCLPTCPTGAITFVEREADAYDEEAVEQNKKKARAKGHVALGGCPGSRVMEIERMAETKKTAEAPVKSQLRQWPVQIKLVPVKAPYFDQADLLIAADCSAYAYGDFHGKFLQGKIVLVGCPKLDQVDYSEKLTEIIKSNAIQSITVVRMEVPCCGGLEHAALRALEDSGKEIPCEVVTISVDGNIL
- a CDS encoding cupin domain-containing protein, whose protein sequence is MSEKLIKNINHEEIVVLADLVHAEEGQIVSKTLAQNEALSITLFAFDKGEEISTHESNGDAMVTVLEGTGKFTVDGKEYLLNAGETLIMPAKKPHAVYGEERFKMALVVVF
- a CDS encoding tRNA threonylcarbamoyladenosine dehydratase; amino-acid sequence: MLNQFSRTQLLLGEDAMEKIMGAKVAVFGIGGVGGYVVEALVRSGVRSFVLVDDDKVCLTNLNRQLIATRKTVGKYKVEVMKDRILEINPDAQVEIHQCFYLPENADDFDFKEYDYVVDAVDTVTAKLELIMRAKEAGVPVISCMGAGNKLDPTKFLVADIYKTTMCPLAKVMRRELKKRGVKKLKVVYSTEKPTRPLEDMSISCRTNCICPPGAKHKCTERRDIPGSVAFVPSVAGLIIAGEVIKDLARKD
- a CDS encoding Crp/Fnr family transcriptional regulator — its product is MEEFLPVLKKSNLFSGVSSEEINAMLKCLSARLKHYKKEEFIIRSGDYIRSVGMMLSGTALIIQEDFWGKRTIISEVLPGTIFAETYACIPTLPIEMSVISDSECDVLFLDFNKILHVCTSSCTFHTRLIQNFLSSIARRNMVLTKKMQHMSKKTIREKLLSYLSAESLKSNSSTFDIPFNRQQLADYLSIDRSALSNELSKLQEEGILTYKKNRFTLKENFHQG